The following are encoded in a window of Castanea sativa cultivar Marrone di Chiusa Pesio chromosome 5, ASM4071231v1 genomic DNA:
- the LOC142636641 gene encoding phospholipase A1-Igamma1, chloroplastic-like — protein sequence MALSTMIYNHLPTSQPILMNKLSKIHGPAHQQVVLDQPKTKTSNRVSSLTESLSHLLHLHLETPPRTQTHQINWNLYGEEKLSTPTTSPKEVIAQNWRDMHASSNWDNLLDPLHPWLRREIIKYGEFAQATYEAFDFDSHSEYCGSCRYNRHKLFETLGLSRNGYKVSKYIYAMSHVNMPQWLKRSKLVDTWSKDSNWMGYVAVSDDEETRRIGRRDIVVAWRGTVAPTEWYEDLQRKLEPYGHGDAKVEHGFLSIYTSKNDSTRYNKSSASEQVMKEVTRLVELCREKGEDVSLTITGHSLGGALALLNAYEAASTIPNLPVNVISFGAPRVGNIAFRDELHQLGVKPFRVVIKQDVVPSMPGLVFNESLQKFEDITGTLGWVYAHVGAELKLNVHSSPYLKRGLNWPGFHSLETYLHLVDGFVSTTSTFREDATRDVALVNKACDMLVDELRIPHCWYQLANKGLVCNAHGRWVKPKRDPEDIPSPHMQENINIPALEAGMQTQDVLKPLYSV from the coding sequence ATGGCACTATCAACAATGATCTATAACCATCTTCCTACCTCTCAACCCATCCTCATGAACAAGCTCTCCAAAATCCATGGACCTGCCCATCAACAAGTTGTTCTTGatcaacccaaaacaaaaacatctaACCGGGTTTCAAGTCTAACCGAGTCACTCTCACACCTCCTCCACCTCCATCTTGAAACTCCTCCTCGTACTCAAACTCACCAAATCAATTGGAACTTGTATGGTGAAGAGAAACTCTCTACTCCTACAACTTCTCCTAAGGAGGTCATAGCCCAAAACTGGCGTGACATGCATGCTTCCTCAAATTGGGACAATCTCTTGGATCCACTTCATCCTTGGCTCCGAAGAGAAATAATCAAATATGGAGAATTTGCACAAGCAACATATGAGGCTTTTGATTTCGATTCTCACTCGGAGTATTGTGGAAGCTGCCGGTACAATCGTCACAAGTTATTCGAAACATTAGGCCTCAGTAGAAATGGCTATAAGGTCAGCAAGTATATTTATGCCATGTCACATGTAAACATGCCTCAATGGTTGAAGAGGTCGAAATTGGTGGACACGTGGAGCAAAGATTCCAATTGGATGGGCTACGTGGCAGTTAGCGATGACGAGGAGACTCGTAGGATTGGGCGGAGAGATATTGTGGTGGCGTGGCGTGGAACCGTGGCACCAACGGAGTGGTATGAGGATCTGCAAAGGAAGTTGGAGCCATATGGGCACGGGGATGCTAAGGTTGAACATGGATTTCTTAGTATTTACACTTCTAAGAATGACTCTACTAGGTACAACAAGTCTAGTGCCTCAGAGCAAGTCATGAAAGAAGTGACAAGGCTTGTAGAATTGTGTAGGGAAAAAGGTGAAGACGTTAGCCTCACAATCACTGGACACAGCTTGGGTGGTGCATTGGCTCTCCTCAATGCTTATGAAGCTGCATCAACTATTCCTAACCTTCCCGTTAATGTGATTTCCTTCGGTGCACCAAGGGTTGGCAACATTGCTTTCAGAGATGAGCTTCACCAATTGGGAGTTAAACCCTTTAGAGTGGTAATTAAGCAAGACGTAGTACCTTCGATGCCAGGGCTTGTTTTCAATGAGagtttacaaaaatttgaagataTCACCGGGACATTAGGATGGGTTTACGCCCATGTTGGAGCCGAATTGAAACTCAATGTTCATTCATCACCTTACCTTAAACGTGGATTAAATTGGCCTGGGTTCCATAGCcttgaaacatatcttcatcttGTGGATGGGTTTGTTAGTACTACCTCAACATTTCGGGAAGATGCTACGAGAGATGTTGCTTTAGTGAACAAGGCATGTGACATGTTGGTGGATGAGCTTAGGATCCCACATTGTTGGTACCAATTGGCCAACAAGGGATTAGTTTGTAATGCTCATGGTAGATGGGTAAAACCAAAGAGAGATCCAGAAGACATACCTTCACCTCATATgcaagaaaatattaatatccCTGCTCTTGAAGCTgggatgcaaacacaagatgtACTTAAACCTTTATATAGTGTTTGA